Proteins encoded within one genomic window of Anopheles gambiae chromosome 3, idAnoGambNW_F1_1, whole genome shotgun sequence:
- the LOC1275295 gene encoding general transcription factor IIH subunit 2, with protein MADEEDPKEYRWETGYEKTWEAIKEDDDGLIEGSVSDIIQKAKRKRQAMKRGFSKLGMMRHLYVLLDCSEAMTVPDLKPTRFICSLKLLELFIEEFFDQNPISQLGVIAMKAKRAEKISELGGTSRKHIKAVHALTNGVPLVGEPSLQNGLELALKTLRMIPQHASREILVIMGSLTSCDPNDVHLTIENLKTEGVRCSVLSLSAEIRICKFLCTETGGLFGAVLDDAHYKDQLLQHIDPPQAGNQQEFSLIKMGFPHGKTESGKEPPLTMCMCHIDSVDEPAKLTSGGYHCPQCYSKYCELPVECSACGLTLASAPHLARSYHHLFPVPHFNELPLEQVQVQEPRDPPVTNCYACQKTLASGTDKMVYECDACKQVFCIDCDIFIHETLHSCVGCTTIPASAQTLQARKPVPPPHSMSII; from the coding sequence GGAAGCAATCAAAGAGGACGACGATGGGCTTATCGAAGGATCGGTTAGTGATATCATCCAAAAGGCTAAGCGCAAGCGTCAAGCAATGAAGCGCGGCTTCAGCAAGCTCGGCATGATGCGCCACCTGTACGTGTTGCTCGACTGCTCCGAAGCGATGACGGTTCCGGATCTGAAACCAACGCGCTTCATCTGTTCTCTTAAACTGCTAGAACTATTTATCGAGGAGTTTTTCGACCAGAATCCCATCTCCCAGCTTGGCGTAATTGCAATGAAGGCAAAGCGCGCGGAAAAGATTTCCGAACTCGGCGGTACCTCCCGGAAGCACATTAAAGCGGTGCACGCACTAACCAATGGCGTACCGCTGGTCGGTGAACCATCGCTACAGAACGGTCTGGAGCTGGCGCTGAAGACGCTACGAATGATTCCACAACACGCAAGCAGAGAAATTTTAGTTATTATGGGAAGTTTGACCAGCTGCGATCCGAACGATGTCCATCTGACGATCGAAAATCTTAAAACGGAAGGCGTTCGATGCTCCGTGCTGTCTCTGTCGGCGGAAATCCGTATCTGCAAGTTCCTGTGCACCGAAACGGGCGGGTTGTTTGGTGCCGTGCTGGACGATGCACACTACAAGGATCAGCTGCTTCAGCACATCGATCCACCGCAGGCCGGCAATCAGCAGGAATTTTCGTTGATTAAGATGGGTTTCCCGCACGGCAAAACAGAATCGGGCAAGGAACCACCGTTGACGATGTGTATGTGCCACATCGACAGTGTGGATGAGCCGGCCAAACTGACCTCGGGCGGTTATCACTGCCCCCAGTGCTACAGCAAGTACTGTGAGCTACCGGTGGAATGTTCAGCGTGCGGTTTAACGTTAGCCTCTGCGCCACATTTAGCCCGCAGCTATCATCATCTGTTTCCGGTGCCACATTTTAACGAACTCCCGCTAGAGCAGGTACAGGTGCAGGAACCGCGCGACCCACCGGTGACAAACTGTTACGCCTGCCAGAAAACGCTCGCAAGCGGCACGGATAAAATGGTGTACGAGTGCGACGCCTGCAAGCAAGTGTTTTGCATTGATTGCGATATTTTCATACACGAAACGCTGCATTCATGTGTAGGGTGTACGACGATTCCGGCATCGGCTCAAACTTTACAGGCACGAAAGCCGGTACCACCACCGCACAGTATGTCTATCATATAA